The Haliotis asinina isolate JCU_RB_2024 chromosome 2, JCU_Hal_asi_v2, whole genome shotgun sequence genomic interval TTCACCCCAGGCTGGTTCACCCCATACAGTTTCATTCCACTGAGAGGTTGTTTCATCCAAGCAAATAGTTCCGATCATTAACTACAAAATTGTTTCAATTCAGATTGTTTGACTATATGTATCAGTTCATATTGGCTGCATTAGATCAGGTGAAGGCAGAGAGGCTATAGAGTCACTCTATAGACGAGTTAATATTTACtttattgaaaaataacaatttaCAGATTAAATTTACTCACTGGATAATTAAAAGGTATCAATTAAGCATTATTTGTCAATGAGTATTAAATATGTGAAAAATAGGTCTATAAGAGCACTGTGTACTAAcatgtagacagacagacagacagacagacagacagacagacagacagtggcAGCTGAGGCAGATCTCCAAAAATGCAGTCACCATGGCAGAAATGCAAGTGTAACATCTTACTCAATGTTGACTTGTGTTCAGTCATGTTTAAGTGTGATGAGATATAAGCTTATGTCCTATGTGCCATCTCAACAAAGACACAGTAGCACTTAATttttgccacagggcaagtaaCTTTAAGAAAATAACTTGTCCGGGAGCTTCTTTCACAAAGGTGATTGAAAGTcgctaaggtaaccttagtgcagtgttaaagaatgggagttaaggttaactttagtaaaggttgttttgtgaaaggagcctgACACATTTTTCACCTACCCTGATTTTAtgtcataatcatgatgatgcagttatgaacatgatgaaagaataaatcaacatggtatctgatgttaatgtttactggactattgaTCGAAAAGTGAtgaatagcaaagaaagataactctgctTTATAATCATTGCTGAATTTAatggctacattttgagcaagtatgaaatgaaatccaagttaatttgcagtttgaaaccataaatggAAGTATCTAGTAGCCTGCGGATAAGAAAGACACCATTATGCggttgcccaaaatgaaaactgacttgtcctgggtgtcagatgatgggattttttaacccctggtTAATATCATTCTCCGTTGATGCTCAATTAGTTGGGTGAAACATCTCTTGTTAGGGGTGAACAAACGGTTTAATTGACCTAGTTTGGAAAAGGGATGGACCAACATGAGTGAAATGTACTGAAACcttccctagtatggtgatttaccttcaatTTCTGGTGATCCACAACCCATTTCTATATTGTACTGTTTTCTCCAATGATACCAATTTATGAAAGCATGCAAGTTTCATGTCAAAATTGGACATACTCTAGTGGTATTATTGTCGATTTATGACAGGTGTTCTACATTTATTCAGGTTTAATATATAAATTGTTGTCTTTGTgatcagctgaaatattgctgatgtgaccttaaatatggactcactcactaacaactAAACACACCAGTGAAAAGTTTTGTGCTGTTGTATTTATCCTTCCTTACTTTTCCCAATCACCATTATATTCAGGCAACCGGATCCTGGGACCTGACAATTAGAGTATGGGATCTACCCAAACCAACTGTATCTACAACATCCTCAGCTACAGCACCAACATCACcttcaccatcaacatcaacatcagcagcgACGTCTAACTCAACATCAGCTGAGGGACCATCCACTGAGACATCAACATTGTCACCCAACCCGGCTCTGTCTCCACAAAGCCCCACCCCTTCAACCAGCCCCGGTGTGAGGGATGCCAACAGAGAGGGGGTGAAGGTGCTGTCAGGACACAAGGGAAACATCCATGCTGTTGCCTTCTCCAAGGATGGAATGCTGGTCAGTGATCTATCCCTGATCTTCCTAGGTCTATTAAGGTTTTCACGTGATCACTTGCATTGTGATGTCTTCCTGTGACGATGTGGGTTGGAACTGATctccagcaacctatgcttgcagAGAAAGGCGAGTAATGGGATTGgatgatcaggcttgctgatttggttgacacatgtcatcatatcccaattgggTAGActgatgcacatgctgttgatcattggactgtcaGGTCTGGACTTGATTTGTTttcagactgtcgccatattgcTGAAGAAACAAGCCAATCAACCATTGTGTTGTCATGGAATTCAATAGCATTTCATACATCTTGAAAGTGTGAGAGTTCCAAgaaagctggaatactgtgaAAATATTTGGTGATAATATGAGTCTGTTTCAGTGGCAATAAACATTACTGTGCGCTTTGTGATTTTCACGTGGTATTTGATCTCTGGACATTAAATACTTGTAAACTGGAAAACATATAGTGTCTGTATGATAGTATGTCTCATTTCTCATTTAGAAGGAACCAGTCAGCTTCTATAGCCCACATGATGTGCATAAAATAATTGAAAAGTTGACTTATAACAGATGTTCTCGGAACTCCAATAaatataccttttgaaaggaAAGAAGGCTAATTATCATTTCTGTACAGGTTTTAACTGTCAAAAGTGTGATTTTAAAGGTTTTCAGGCAGTTCATACCTTATTCGTATCTGAAACAATACCTGTCACTTGCCAATAATTATTACACCAGTTTCTGTATTTTCTGTTGAGGCAAACATCAGCAGGGCTGAAAGGGCATATATTACTCTTGGTATGTAACAAGTCTTCACAAACTGTGGGATTCTTTTCAGTTACTGGATGActgttgagtgaatgagtgagtgaattggtaTAAAGCTCTACCAGGCAACAAAAGTCATGGGTGAGAAGACATTGCCAGATAACTCAAGGTTAAGAACAATCAGTATTATTTACTCTGGTTCTTACCTGTCAGGACATGTGACCTAGTCGTCTTAGACGATGCATGGTGGATGTACCATGTGGGTTCCTGCTGACAGAATTCCATGATTGATGTTTCAAATCCCGAATTCATCTTGTTAGTCTGCATCCTACTAGAGTTCATGGCATCACTAGTATGAGGGTAATGCTCTTTTTTTGTCATTTGCACAAGCCGAAgttctttcattaactgccagACAAAGGAGTgcagttgaaaagaccaaaGGAATCTGCAAATAATAATGCCCTGAAAACTAGCATTACCATTATTATAGCTAATATGGAttcaatttttaataaaataaatacaaacattgGTATTGAAACAGTTATTGCTAAGGACAAACAACAGAGGTCACTGAAACACTAGTGTCAATGTGTGGTCCAGTTTGCCTCAATGAGTTATCTCATAGGTGcatcagtggtattttaaaacatcAGTGGTATGTAAGCAAATAGTCACAAGAAGCAATCGTCTTCTGGTGGTAACAAAGAACACCAGGAGTCATCTGTTTCTTGTGCCTCTTTTGCCAGCATGGGTGACCTGCtttaaaatacaaatgttgctaCAACGAGATAACTCGTAGTGGCAAATTTGACTGGAATTGATACTGCTAGTGTACTCATTATAGGCAGTCAACGTCTTAACTGGTCATgtagatgatgttgatgttacaggCTTCAGGTTCGTGGGACAAGACAGTGAGGATGTGGAACCCACGGACTGGGCGTATCCTCCATGTGTGTGAGGGTCATGAGGGATGGGTCCAAGCTCTGGCCTTCTCCCCTGATGGAACCTATCTGGCCAGTGCTAGTGATGATGACAGCGTGCGTGTGTGGGATGTCATCACTGGCAAGTGTGTCAAAGTGCTGGAGGTAAGGCAAAGACATGGACATAATTGCTCTATTAAAAATAGGGTGCTTGTTGCTTATAAAAAAACTGAATAATAACTCAAATTGTACATAAGTTGTATTTTGACAAGGTATATTGGGTGCCTGAAAACCAATGGGAATTCTGCAAGAATAATTaacttttgaaaatataacaagCTAAAAAGATTCTTTGAGAATCCTCACACTGAAATGATCATTATAACAAGGGATAACCACCTAGGTTGACAAAAATGCACACCTAGAAAGCAGTCATGGGCCTTATTACTATCCCTGGGAGTAGATGTTTCCTTAACATTGCAACTATGTTCTTTCTAGTAGACTTACTAATTTCCAGCAAGTACAGTGCAGGATAAAACATACCAAACTTGCAAACATTGACCAAACTATATGAAAACAAACTTTAGGAATGCAGGATACACATGAGACCAAATCCCATGATGTGACAATTACTGTCTGATCCTCCGAAAGCTCAATCATAAAACGTATGTGTCGTCTATTTAAGGAGGAAACATGGATTAATATAAAGTTTTCCAACCACTGTTTTATGAACACTTTGTAAGGAGCGAACATTTTAGACAATGTCATGTCTTCAGAAACACACCAtaatgttggttggtttgttatttaatgGCACACTCATCAGTATTCGAACTATATGATGACAGTCTCTAAATAaccacgtctggaccagacaatcctgtgagcAACAGTATGAGAATTATCTACACAATGAGGATACCATGACATTTGCCAgtaaagtcagtgagcctgaccgccTGATGCCAGTGGTCACCCCTTATGTCAAGCTTGGGTTCCTGAacaccagttctaaccctgagtgccttgagcatgcactagtgcatggtTATGTACgctatatacagtatggttcaaaattattgagaatagctaaagcatttcatattattaaaggagaacaaatcagataaaattgaatgtattgtaaaagtgaactgaccttttcatgttgtgtaggtaacaatttaatattttatcaagtctccttgagcttcacggcacagtctaagacgggtgggcatacttcctatcagagaggttagtgtctcgtgagttatgctgtcccagtatcggaccacttctctcttcatgtcttcaatttttgtcaaccccttttgattcacacattccttcatcatcccccaaatgttctcaatgggatttaagtcaggactatatgcaggaaatggtaatgcagtcacatttttctcctgaaaccactgcttggcatgttttgcggtgtgtttaggatcattatcttgctgcaaaatccagtcatttccgtaaaacacatgtgcacttggaaggagaaaattatctaatatgttaatgtaacgttgacttgtcagatttccctcaaacacacacagcgtgGTCGTTCCTAagaaggatatccctccccatacatgaaactttgggctgtatttaggtcgtcgatacaacggtgctgacgcagactttgtccatattttcacattattgggatatacccatattgagctttcatcagtaaaaatcacatttttcccagtcaaagttttcatgtgccaaacaccactcaacacgcctgtctttatgttcttgtttcatgagaggagaaggaattccagtctttttctcccatctaagatcaatcaaatttcttctaactgtagattttgatacaactgttgatcccctttctatcatttcatacctgatgttggagatgcttgccctttgctttttagacgctaaaattcccagccggacgcgatctgagaagtccaattttctgggtctccctgctcctttctggtgccccaaatcatttccctctttaaaattcttcctaatcctatacacagtagaaagaggagttcctgttctctctgccaatgtgtttacatcatcaattccttgattacacaactcgaaaatcaaccttcttttatcttcagcagacattgttgacagtgctgaggaaaatgacgtctgctacaaattcaggggaggtaactctaattgtactatactcagtaggccaagatgagttacctcccttataccattacttagttttaagtatcagtgaatcagttgaggtgttaggatagctcaaagtaagaagaaaaattctcaataattatgaaccagactataaatatcctatctatctatctatgttcACAGGTCATGTCACAATGTGGCCCTATATGCTTAAGAAAaccttaaacccaactcactcactcactctacttgCAGGGGGAGACTGATCAGGCTCATCATTGTGCGTTCACGGCTGGAGGTGCCCTTGTGGCTTGTGGTGCAGCTGTAACCACTCTGGCAATCCATGAGATGCCCTCGTCTCAGGTAGCAGAAAAGATGATTTCCCTACCGAGATCAGGGACTCCTTGAAGTCCCCTTGTGGATGAAGAATTGTAAGACTCATTGATACGGTACCACACTGTGATACAATCTCTGATTTCATCGAATAATGTTTGATGGTGTGCTAATGTATACCAAACACTGCTTCCTTTTTACCTAGTCATTCCTGACTTGCCTGCATCGTCAAAGGTGTCAGAGTGGATGTCTGTGTGGTTAACAGTTGATCAGGCTGTGCCGTAGACACATGATTCTATtacaaaatgtatatgtttgttttttgtggttTGCAATCTGAGCAAATAAAGATTGAAATAGTCATGAACTATGAAGGTGAACTTAgaaatatgtattattttgcATGTGTGGTTTTATCCTTGAGTACCCTGCCAAATGTATGTTCTCATGCTTGCTGTATGTTATTCtaacaagaaatgccaaatgttctttgttttgttttttgttaatCTCAGTCTAGTGGAACACAATAGTGCAGTGGTAGGCCTGTCACACAGAATGCCCGGGTTCGGTCCTGTTGGAGGCATCTAGGTTCAGGTCTGGGGTAGACAGATTTGTGTATTACCCTTATACAAGATACACCACACAAAATAGCTGAATTACCCAAATTTACTAATGTTGGGAAATATATGTTTTGACTTGGGGGCCATGTGATCGTTTGAAGTCTAGGTGTCATGATCACCTGATTTTTGCGTAAATGGTTGGTAATGGGGAAATAGACTGTACAAGGTTGATACAACTTCAGGGAGTATTTTATTGGGTCTGTAATGTAACAGTCATGTTGGATTCGTTTGCATGTCGGGACTCCTCATAATGTACTGAGATAATGAGAAACAGGTGTTCAAGGGATACCCATGGTTGAGCACCAACATTATTGTGCATGTCTTTcttgacatacacatgatgtcTGTTGAAAAGGTTCAAATACAAATATCGGGTCTATGTGCgggtgtgcgtgtgcgtgtgcgtgtgcgtgtgcgtgtgcgtgtgcgtgtgttgatATGTGTTTTTGATCAGTTGGTAATATCATCTATGTATTTGGTAATGGAAATTACATTACAATTTAAATAACTGACCTTAGGTACACTTCTTATAtgtgccataaaaggagacacTGCTTAATACAATAGAACACAGACAGATGGCTTCACACAGACTTGAGCCGGTAGATGTATTTTtgcggcatttagaagttgtattaCATGAccaagattttttatggataaatctgcctttaattctttgacacacaatgtttcagtgtcatttcagatcctttcatcaggtgaactgataaatcaagaagTTGATCTTATATCGACTGATCTGATATcatttcacctgatgaaggggtctgaaatgacCCTGAAATGTCGTGTGACAAAGATTTAAAAGAAAATTTATTCATAAAAGATCTTGATCATGAATTTCACTGATTTCAGTTCTCACTTGTAGGAGTTAACCAACTGATCATAACTGCACAAATTTCATTACCTAAACTTCCAAAAAAGATGATTACATGCTTGGTATGACCTGTTTTTTAATCAGAATACAGGCATTATCCCATGTGGGTGTTTTCACAAATTTCAGTTAAAGAATATACCATACACGCAATACAagacaatttttatggataacaacttcttcatttaCTTTTGACAGCGTTTCTGGGAAGTTGTTGgcccttcatcaggtggataCTGATATAGTGAACAGTACAGTATGTTTATATTGATGTACAAGGAGCCAAATAAACTGTACTTTGAACTTTGTATGTTAATGCAGAAGGTTTTTACACTCTTGTTACTCAACAGCCCTTATAGATTGCCATGTGTTTTCAAATATGATTgagcaggggttaaaaaatctgATTGCCTGAAGGCCGGGACAAGTAAGATTTCGTTTGGGGCAGTCAGATAAtgatatcttacttgtctgtctgctactagataatttctgcttatggtttcaaactgctaATAAACttgcatttcatttcataactgctcaaaatgtagctattaaatttggcagtgataataaagtagagttgtCTTTCTTTGGTATTTATCGCTTCTCAACACatagtccactaaacattaacatcaagtggaaaattagtcaggacaacgTTACTTTCCGTCCCTTTGCCTGTGGCAATTACaacattttttcagtatttcatacaggaatggatgttttgatgttggtatttcattttaaatctttaaaaaaatatccataaATGGCCTGGAATAAAAATATATGGTACTGCAAAGTAATGTCACTGTCCACAGACATTTTTGTTCGAAATGATGATAAAATCCCATTTTGTCCCACAAATTACAACATTTTATATCATTATGAGGAACAAAATTCGTTTCCCTTTGAAATatgattattttaaaaaaagttatgaaataatattttcatagcAATGTGCCACTGGCCAAAAGTTGGGCAGATTTGGAGAATGATTCATATATAAAGTCTACAGACACCATCGGTTTACGACAATACAGCGACTATTACTCTTATTCTCCTCAAGGAGACAAAGCAGCTGCAGGTGCTTCAATTTTGGTACTGCAGGGTATGATAAACAGTCCTGTTTCTCTTCATTCCAGTCTCCAGCTGAGATGTTTACCTGACCTTGCACACTGCTTTAGCACTATGCAGCCTGTATGGCCCTCATTTTTTTACTATTCAACAATCAAATCTTCACAACCTGTATGATCTTAACGGACACGGTCCGCTTTGGGAAGTGCCCATACAAGtgataaaggtaaaatccttgaAGAATACATTTCAGATTCGTTTCAACCTGGTGATGATCCTCCTTTATCACGGAGGAACCTCGCCAGGGCTGATTTGTCATTGCATGAGACTCCGTTTGCTGAAAATGTAAAGCATGACCTTTCAGGTACAGAGATCCTATACAGTCGTTTTCTGATATCCTCAATGACATTTCTGACCAAATAATACCCAAGTCCTCTGTAATTCCaaacattcgtaaaccatgatTTACTGGCGAGTCTAAACtggccagaaagtgtaggaagaaagcagaaaagtTTTACGCAAACATCCCATAGTTCCCATAATTGAggtaaagttaaaattttaaaatccAAGGCTAGACagcacttttaaacagaataagcgtcagtcttggaggaaccatgtttccaaaattaattcacgcacaccttTTTCACACGTTAGGAACGTGATTCAACGAATAAAGGGTAAAGGTTTCAACTCTATTGTCCACCATCAAAGGGATGGTGACATATCAACTGATAAGTTGGCCAATACCAATAATCTTAGTGAAACTCTCTTCAAACATTTTCTCTAGTCAATTACATATCAGAATTTCAAAAATTATTAGAAACAGGATAAGAAGAGAATACATTTTAACAATGGCTAAGaccattatgaaatattttcattacatgagctccacacttcccttgagcaagctcatgatacaacaggagctgatgagatacactatcagctcttgaagcatttacctgaatcatgctTGGAAACACTTCTAAAtacttttgacaaaatattGACTTCAGGTGATTTCCCAACTTCGTGAGGTGATGCCATTGTAGTAGTCCTCATTCCCCAACGTGGTCGACTTCATACTtatccgtctaattacagaccaatctcttgaagcagttgtgtctgtaaaacaatGGGATAAAACGGTACTAGGCAatcgattaacatggtatcGTGAAAACCAGTAACCttataataaatatttaatgtggTATCAGGAAAAATACGTAGTGCCATTGGTCATTTTGAACGTTTAGAGTCATTTATTAAGAATGCTATAgacaataaacaacatacagaaTCGATATTCTTTCATCTTGAGAAAGTATACAATACCACCTAGAAGCatgcattttaaaggatttacgtAAATTTGGTTTAAGGAGTCGTCTAACCCtcttttatatcacaatttgtaccaggcaggcaatttcaagtccgactTGGTTCAACCCTGTTTGATCATTATTAACAGGACCAGGATGTTCCACAAGGTAGcgttttgtctgtcactttatttagtataaagatcaacagtttagcCAAGGCTTTAAATGTTCAATTATGGgccactttttgtggatgattttgatatcTCCTGTTTTTGTAAGAAAATGCATACTATAGAACGGCAATTGCACTTATGTTTAAactagataaataaataaaaacggctttaaatttccTATTTGACACAAAGTAAAAAATAAGCCTCACAAGGAATTATTTAAgtagcactcccatcaaagttttAAGGATGTCAAGTTCTTGGGTGTAATGTTTCACTCCCATTTAACCTTTTCCTCCTCATACCAAATATCTGAagaataaatgcctgaaggcacttggcatgttgaaagtcgtgtctaagTCAAAGTTGGGAGGGAATCAAGCTACACTCCTCCACCTATATCTTTCACTGGTCCGTTTAAAAGTACGGCTCCATACTTTAGGGTGTAGTCGGTAAAAGCAACCAGAAAAATCTTGAATCTGACCCCCTCACCTTGGTATTCTCTTAATAGAAGCAGATGAGTCTTCTCTTATCCGCATAAAATTATACCGCACAAAAGTACCTTTTCAGTATGGTACAAAGTTGTATTCTAACGAGTCTAATCCTGCCCTTAGCTGTGTCTTTAGTCCTGTTTACGAGcaattatacaacaaaaaatcttctcttgttccgcctcttgagctaagaattaaaccattcatttttgCTACCGGCATTAAGCTGGGAAATATAGCttcttcccgtcttctttcttgttCTCTTTGGCAATTAGTTAGGCCACAGgctgacctaacattgaccacatttacgGGTACATAccaaaacataagtctcattaacctattcagacactgatctacttttcagccgatccgaattttctcgtgtgaaagtgtaaatcgacacttcaaacaattctagttaaactgaatttcaattccttgtttcataagaaaatgatatttataaatgaattgtaattatACACTTTAACAACACCGTCTTtctatactttatgtcgaggttgaggcagcatatcttaactatggaattgcagactgtccctgtttgatgaggtcgtaaaatacgtcacaatgcatctggctcactggttaaacctgttaggTATTTTTTGCTCTTATTCACCGTAGTCCTGTGACGCACAACGAGGTTGATggaatatcagttccgtcagagaccgccaaacttttctagcggcagagtctcgttttgagatttcatgGATTtctaggtttccgtttgtcagagctcgctttacgacagagcacgccgtacgacgtgtttgctaggattagaaggagcttagtgttgcaatattcaCGTGGATAGACCTATCAAATCataatgattaatatttatgcatccagttagcTGACATAGTTTAAACACTCTGGACTGGCtatcgcactaagttgcgcaataggacggaaccaagtgaacaggaaacgagactgttctctagtcaatgttttgacatgaaatgaTTATTACAGTACAAACAAGAATTTAGTCAATTAAGAAATCAGCATTATGCATATAAATCCTTACTTACATATGGGTCCAATgatggtggtgcagtggcttgtgccactatCACTGgatcagaacaatatcttcttgatTGCATGATTACAGTTTTGTTTCAAAGCAGAAGCTAACATCATATTAACAGccttacaatacattaatgTACAGGCAAAACataatacataatcttttcagactctctttcattcACTTTGGATTGAGATTATTAAACTATATAATGACTTGCAACTGACCAATCCGACATCGCCTTCTGTTGGTTTGTACAGTCTCGTTGGTATTTCTGGTAACAAAATGGCCGaacactcaacaaatccgtgacaccacttcctattcTATACACAGATGATGAAGCTAGCATTAGATCTTATCTCCGTGATCTCATGCAGAAGTGAAGTATCAGGGGGTTTAAATATGCTTTCATTTACCCGCATAAATTTTGCGAACATTCTGAAGATGAACAGTTTTCTTGGAtcgacttctttattgcagtggaCGGCGACATATAGGAAAAATAATCTCCAAGGGTTTGACGGTAAACTTATGTGAACTACTGAGAGAGAGTTATGTATGTGTCTCAACAAAATCCAgagatggtgtcttgaaaataacTAGTTTTTCTATCCAAAGCACATTATCTATACATTTCTGTGGTAAATATAGTGCATGACTGAGTAACAATTTATTGTCGctttggtaatatttcagccatatcgtgactagagCTATTAATTATTAAACATAGTAATTGCATTTGTAaatccatgcaggaagcaaaggcaCTGCAAGTCCACAATGTACCTAGCAGATTGATCTACTTTCTGTTGGCGTTCTACAGCCTTACTTTTGTAAGTAACTATTTTAGATTTTATTGCTAGTTTTACCAGTATATAAGTTATAGTCTAGTTGTTTGACTGTCCTCCactgacaggtgtttataatttacctttagttcTTGTCTCTACGACTTGatttagtcacgatgtggctgaactATTGCCAGTGCGACtgaaaatcttaactcactcttTCATTCACTGACGTTTGCATTGCTCAAACTTAGACTGAGTGACGTCTCCCATCAGCATGCGTTACAAACACGATATACGACGATCGATGACCTTACTGAGAAACTGTCATCaacaatgaaacacacctcaaaatct includes:
- the LOC137272337 gene encoding WD repeat-containing protein 38-like — encoded protein: MPVKQQDRADMFKGPQELHKLDLRQFGGHKDEVNCVAFSSDFQILITGSDDERIRIFNARTGEFVCKVKGHSGAIKSVAITGDCRHFASGSYDKTARVWRMRDASLRHLLQGHTKSVEVVVFSPDGTLLCSGSWDRSAILWDVESGSGVRMFLGHENLVQSIAFSPNGKWIATGSWDLTIRVWDLPKPTVSTTSSATAPTSPSPSTSTSAATSNSTSAEGPSTETSTLSPNPALSPQSPTPSTSPGVRDANREGVKVLSGHKGNIHAVAFSKDGMLASGSWDKTVRMWNPRTGRILHVCEGHEGWVQALAFSPDGTYLASASDDDSVRVWDVITGKCVKVLEGETDQAHHCAFTAGGALVACGAAVTTLAIHEMPSSQVAEKMISLPRSGTP